In a single window of the Mugil cephalus isolate CIBA_MC_2020 chromosome 6, CIBA_Mcephalus_1.1, whole genome shotgun sequence genome:
- the fpgt gene encoding fucose-1-phosphate guanylyltransferase yields the protein MNQECTRKLQTATRDKLRKFNRLRGREVQPGEFWDVVVVTAVDGSQREAYELQIREKVDRRELPLGIQYKVFSDPPGSKIGNGGSTLYALQQLNDIYGKTLDKLRVILIHAGGFSQRLPSASALGKIFMALPLGDPIYQMLELKLAMYVDFPSQMKPGVLVTCADDIELYSIAEEEGVKFDKPGFTALAHPSPLSVGTTHGVFVLDPHEKSSHSEMENTSCLCFLHKPSVDKMRESGAVCERRCGLFSLSDTEFVYTDSTYYVDMDTAKSLLKLLKELGPLDCEIDAYGDFLQALGPKATIEYTNNTANVTKEESSLVEIRQKIFHLLKGTPLNVILLNNSKFYHIGTTSEYLCHLTEDAALRRELGLLSSTFSVNENSEDSSGYCVMYSVLDPSCSVGAGSVVEYSSLAAGVSVGRGSIVSGCWVSPGLSVPDGAFIHSLCVNHQHRTMFVTVFFGINDNLKRSVDAPAYMEKLKFFGLSMTECLSHWKMENKDLRFSGDSSSCSLWNACLFPVCSDQQSSFSLSLRMLDAVLSDSAMPLPKGTELMSMQECLQCKNLEEMLKLRKGLYDAIRQRRPSN from the exons ATGAACCAGGAATGTACCAGAAAGCTACAAACTGCAACCAGAGACAAGCTCAGAAAATTTAACCGTCTGCGCG GGCGAGAGGTGCAGCCCGGTGAGTTTTGGGATGTGGTGGTTGTGACGGCCGTGGACGGGAGCCAGAGAGAAGCGTACGAGCTGCAGATCAGAGAGAAAGTTGACAGGAGAGAGCTTCCTCTTGGGATTCAATACAAAGTCTTTTCAGATCCACCAGGGTCGAAAATAG GGAATGGGGGCTCCACTCTGTACGcactgcagcagctgaatgACATCTATGGAAAAACTCTGGACAAACTGAGAGTCATCCTGATCCATGCAG GAGGGTTCAGTCAGCGTCTTCCCAGTGCCAGCGCTCTGGGAAAGATTTTCATGGCCTTGCCACTGGGTGACCCCATCTACCAGATGTTGGAGCTCAAACTGGCCATGTACGTGGACTTCCCGTCACAAATGAAGCCTGGTGTCCTGGTGACCTGTGCGGATGACATAGAGCTCTATAGTATTGCAGAGGAAGAGGGTGTTAAGTTTGATAAACCTGGCTTCACAGCTTTGGCCCACCCCTCCCCACTCTCTGTAGGAACTACCcacggtgtgtttgtgttggatcCACATGAAAAGTCTTCTCACTCGGAAATGGAgaacacttcctgtctgtgcttTCTGCACAAGCCGAGCGTTGATAAGATGCGAGAGAGCGGAGCAGTTTGTGAAAGGCGATGCGGGCTGTTTTCTCTGTCCGACACTGAGTTTGTGTACACGGACAGTACCTATTACGTTGATATGGATACCGCAAAGTCTCTTCTCAAGCTACTGAAAGAGTTGGGGCCTTTGGACTGTGAGATAGACGCATATGGCGACTTTCTTCAAGCACTGGGCCCTAAAGCCACCATAGAATACACCAACAACACTGCTAATGTCACCAAGGAGGAGAGCAGTCTGGTGGAAATCCGCCAAAAGATCTTCCATCTTCTGAAAGGGACTCCTCTGAATGTCATTCTCCTCAACAACTCCAAGTTTTATCACATTGGAACCACTTCAGAATACCTCTGTCACCTGACTGAGGATGCAGCTCTGAGGAGAGAGCTGGGTCTCCTATCCTCAACCTTCAGTGTAAATGAAAACTCTGAAGACTCCTCCGGCTACTGTGTCATGTACAGCGTCCTTGATCCCAGCTGCTCTGTGGGAGCTGGATCAGTGGTGGAGTACTCCAGCCTGGCAGCAGGAGTGTCTGTAGGTAGGGGCTCCATCGTCAGCGGCTGCTGGGTCAGTCCAGGCCTCTCTGTGCCCGATGGAGCCTTCATTCACTCTCTGTGCGTGAACCACCAGCACCGAACCATGTTTGTTACCGTCTTCTTTGGGATTAACGACAACCTCAAGCGCAGTGTGGATGCCCCTGCTTACATGGAAAAGCTGAAGTTTTTTGGGCTCAGCATGACCGAGTGTCTTTCCCACTGGAAGATGGAGAACAAAGACCTGAGGTTCTCTGGCGACTCATCCAGCTGTAGCTTGTGGAACGCCTGTCTGTTTCCCGTTTGCTCGGACCAGCAAAGctcattctctctgtctctgaggaTGCTGGACGCCGTCCTGAGTGACTCCGCGATGCCCCTGCCCAAAGGCACAGAGCTGATGTCGATGCAGGAGTGTTTGCAGTGTAAGAACCTGGAGGAGATGCTGAAGCTCAGGAAGGGTCTATATGACGCCATCAGACAGAGGAGACCGAGCAACTGA
- the acot11b gene encoding acyl-coenzyme A thioesterase 11b: MTSDEKAADTMLGSLCIQENGEVYRNPTEVQMSQIVMPCHANHCGELSVGQLLKWMDSTACLSAERHAGCSCITASVDDIHFEHTIEVGKVVNIIAKVNRAFTSSMEVGILVTCEDLYTDRQWKVCHAFATFVARRTEAGKVQLKQVIPHTQMEQMEYSLAAERRRMRLIHAEIITDLLSSSTAQLGECQEYQDAVPAERTRVESVELVLPPHANHQVSTFGGQIMAWMENVATIAASRLCNAHPTLRSIDMFHFRGPSHIGDRLVLKAIVNNAFKHSMEVGVCAEAYQGGEPLRHINSAFMTFEVLDSDRKPCTLPRIRPEPVDGKRRYQEAIARRKIRLDRKYIISCKKTEVSLSVPWDPSNQMYLSYNSVSALKLMDTRNNWVLTTEKNKVRLYTLEENHMLCFKVEMYVSVPAEQTFILLSDLTRRKEWDPHYEECEVIKQADEDDTLYRVATPCVSRGGKGKDFILLASRRKPCDSSDPYLIALRSVTLPTHPPTEDYTRGEVVCAGFTIWEESSFVTKITYYNQATPGVLPYISTDIAGLSSSFYSAFSACSQFLENNKDSLAALPPSTL, from the exons ATGACGTCAGATGAGAAAGCCGCAGACACAATGCTGGGCAGTCTGTGCATCCAAGAGAATGGAGAAGTATACAGGAACCCCACCGAAGTCCAGATGAGTCAGATCGTAATGCcgtgccatgccaaccactgcGGGGAGCTGAGTGTTGGGCAGCTGCTGAAATGGATGGACTCTACAGCGTGTTTGTCTG CTGAGAGACACGCCGGCTGCTCCTGTATCACTGCATCGGTGGACGACATCCATTTTGAACACACCATAGA GGTAGGAAAGGTTGTCAACATTATCGCAAAGGTCAACAGAGCGTTCACGTCCAGTATGGAG GTGGGCATATTGGTGACTTGTGAAGACCTTTACACTGACAGGCAGTGGAAGGTCTGCCACGCCTTTGCGACCTTTGTTGCTAGAAGAACTGAGGCTGGAAAG GTACAGCTAAAACAGGTGATTCCTCACACTCAGATGGAGCAGATGGAGTACAGCCTGGCAGCAGAGCGGAGGAGGATGAGGCTCATCCATGCTGAGATTATCACAGACCTactgagcagcagcacagctcaGCTTG GAGAATGTCAGGAGTATCAGGACGCTGTGCCAGCGGAGCGGACACGAGTAGAGAGCGTAGAGCTGGTGCTACCACCCCATGCCAACCACCAAGTCAGCACTTTTGGAGGCCAGATTATGGCCTGGATGGAGAATGTGGCTACAATTGCAGCAAG TCGCTTGTGTAACGCTCATCCAACCTTGAGGAGCATTGACATGTTCCATTTTCGCGGCCCGTCTCACATTGGTGATCGACTGGTGCTGAAAGCCATTGTGAACAATGCCTTTAAGCACAG CATGGAGGTGGGAGTGTGCGCTGAGGCCTATCAGGGTGGAGAACCTCTGCGCCATATAAATAGTGCCTTTATGACCTTCGAGGTGCTGGATAGTGACAGGAAACCATGCACTTTGCCACGGATACGACCTGAGCCTGTG GATGGAAAAAGACGTTATCAAGAAGCCATTGCCCGAAGGAAGATTCGTCTTGATAG GAAATATATCATCTCCTGCAAGAAAACTGAAGTAAGCTTGTCTGTGCCTTGGGATCCAAGCAACcag ATGTACTTGAGCTACAACAGTGTATCGGCACTGAAACTAATGGATACCAGGAACAACTGGGTATTAACTACTGAGAAAAATAAG GTCAGACTGTACACTCTGGAGGAAAACCACATGCTGTGTTTTAAGGTGGAGATGTACGTCAGCGTCCCAGCAGAGCAGACGTTCATCCTCCTGTCAGACCTGACGAGGAGAAAAGAGTGGGACCCGCATTATGA GGAGTGTGAGGTGATCAAACAGGCGGATGAAGATGACACCCTTTACCGCGTAGCTACACCCTGTGTCAGTAGAGGGGGCAAAGGGAAGGACTTCATCTTGCTGGCATCTAGACGGAAGCCGTGTGATTCCAG TGACCCATATCTGATCGCTCTGCGCTCTGTCACTTTGCCCACTCACCCACCCACTGAGGACTACACCAGGGGAGAGGTGGTCTGCGCTGGCTTCACAATCTGGGAAGAGTCCAGTTTTGTCACCAAG atCACCTACTACAACCAAGCCACTCCGGGTGTCCTCCCCTACATCTCCACAGACATTGCTGGCCTCTCATCCAGCTTTTACAGCGCCTTTTCTGCCTGCAGCCAGTTCCTGGAAAACAACAAGGATAGCCTAGCTGCTTTGCCGCCGTCTACACTGTGA
- the ssbp3b gene encoding single-stranded DNA-binding protein 3b isoform X1, translating to MFPKGKGTPVPSDGQAREKLALYVYEYLLHIGAQKSAQTFLSEIRWEKNITLGEPPGFLHSWWCVFWDLYCAAPERRETCDHSSEAKAFHDYSAAAAPSPVMGGMPPGEGMPGGPMPPGFFQGPPGPQGSPHPQPPPPNSMMGPHSQSFMSPRFAGGPRGPPIRMANQPPGGGPGPHPMLPNMDPTRPQGHPNLGPMQRMSGPRGMGPMGPGPQSFGGGMRPPHNTMGPGMPGVNMGPGTGRPWPNPNNANSMPYSSPSPGAYGGASGGGGPPGTPIMPSPADSNNSGDNLYTMINTGPGNRNNFPMGPGSDGPLGAMAGMEPHHMNGSLGSGDMDGMNKNSPNNLSGISNPPGTPRDDGELSGNFLHSFQSENYSPTMTMSV from the exons ATGTTCCCAAAAGGCAAAGGCACACCGGTGCCGTCGGACGGCCAAGCACGAGAAAA GTTGGCTCTATACGTCTATGAGTATTTGTTACACATAGGAGCACAGAAGTCTGCACAGACCTTTTTATCAGAG ATCCGATGGGAGAAGAACATAACACTCGGAGAGCCCCCTGGATTTCTACATTCTTGGTGGTG TGTATTCTGGGACTTGTATTGTGCCGcaccagagaggagagagacatgTGACCACTCCAGCGAAGCGAAGGCCTTCCACGATTAT agtgcagcagcagcccccAGCCCGGTGATGGGAGGGATGCCCCCCGGTGAGGGCATGCCAGGAGGACCAATGCCACCTGGCTTTTTCCAG GGTCCTCCTGGTCCCCAGGGCTCTCCTCACCCTCAGCCTCCTCCCCCTAACAGTATGATGGGACCTCACAGTCAG TCCTTCATGTCGCCTCGCTTCGCTGGAGGCCCAAGAGGTCCCCCCATCAGGATGGCCAACCAG CCGCCAGGTGGAGGACCAGGTCCTCATCCCATGCTGCCCAACATGGACCCAACAAGACCACAAG GTCATCCTAACCTGGGGCCAATGCAGAGAATGAGTGGCCCTCGAGGTATGGGGCCTATGGGGCCTGGCCCTCAG AGCTTCGGTGGTGGGATGAGGCCTCCACACAACACCATGGGCCCCGGCATGCCAGGAGTGAACAT GGGTCCAGGGACAGGTCGGCCATGGCCCAATCCCAACAACGCCAACTCT ATGCCTTACTCATCACCGTCTCCTGGTGCATACGGG GGGGCATCTGGAGGCGGAGGCCCTCCAGGAACTCCCATCATGCCCAGCCCTGCAG ACTCAAACAACTCTGGTGACAATTTGTACACCATGATCAACACTGGACCCGGAAACCGAAATAAT TTCCCTATGGGCCCTGGCTCTGATGGGCCTTTGGGAGCCATGGCCGGAATGGAACCACACCACATGAATGGATCACTAG GCTCTGGTGATATGGATGGAATGAACAAG AATTCCCCAAACAATTTAAGTGGCATTAGCAATCCTCCCGGGACCCCAAGGGATGACGGGGAGCTG
- the ssbp3b gene encoding single-stranded DNA-binding protein 3b isoform X2 — MFPKGKGTPVPSDGQAREKLALYVYEYLLHIGAQKSAQTFLSEIRWEKNITLGEPPGFLHSWWCVFWDLYCAAPERRETCDHSSEAKAFHDYSAAAAPSPVMGGMPPGEGMPGGPMPPGFFQSFMSPRFAGGPRGPPIRMANQPPGGGPGPHPMLPNMDPTRPQGHPNLGPMQRMSGPRGMGPMGPGPQSFGGGMRPPHNTMGPGMPGVNMGPGTGRPWPNPNNANSMPYSSPSPGAYGGASGGGGPPGTPIMPSPADSNNSGDNLYTMINTGPGNRNNFPMGPGSDGPLGAMAGMEPHHMNGSLGSGDMDGMNKNSPNNLSGISNPPGTPRDDGELSGNFLHSFQSENYSPTMTMSV, encoded by the exons ATGTTCCCAAAAGGCAAAGGCACACCGGTGCCGTCGGACGGCCAAGCACGAGAAAA GTTGGCTCTATACGTCTATGAGTATTTGTTACACATAGGAGCACAGAAGTCTGCACAGACCTTTTTATCAGAG ATCCGATGGGAGAAGAACATAACACTCGGAGAGCCCCCTGGATTTCTACATTCTTGGTGGTG TGTATTCTGGGACTTGTATTGTGCCGcaccagagaggagagagacatgTGACCACTCCAGCGAAGCGAAGGCCTTCCACGATTAT agtgcagcagcagcccccAGCCCGGTGATGGGAGGGATGCCCCCCGGTGAGGGCATGCCAGGAGGACCAATGCCACCTGGCTTTTTCCAG TCCTTCATGTCGCCTCGCTTCGCTGGAGGCCCAAGAGGTCCCCCCATCAGGATGGCCAACCAG CCGCCAGGTGGAGGACCAGGTCCTCATCCCATGCTGCCCAACATGGACCCAACAAGACCACAAG GTCATCCTAACCTGGGGCCAATGCAGAGAATGAGTGGCCCTCGAGGTATGGGGCCTATGGGGCCTGGCCCTCAG AGCTTCGGTGGTGGGATGAGGCCTCCACACAACACCATGGGCCCCGGCATGCCAGGAGTGAACAT GGGTCCAGGGACAGGTCGGCCATGGCCCAATCCCAACAACGCCAACTCT ATGCCTTACTCATCACCGTCTCCTGGTGCATACGGG GGGGCATCTGGAGGCGGAGGCCCTCCAGGAACTCCCATCATGCCCAGCCCTGCAG ACTCAAACAACTCTGGTGACAATTTGTACACCATGATCAACACTGGACCCGGAAACCGAAATAAT TTCCCTATGGGCCCTGGCTCTGATGGGCCTTTGGGAGCCATGGCCGGAATGGAACCACACCACATGAATGGATCACTAG GCTCTGGTGATATGGATGGAATGAACAAG AATTCCCCAAACAATTTAAGTGGCATTAGCAATCCTCCCGGGACCCCAAGGGATGACGGGGAGCTG